The following are encoded together in the Flavihumibacter fluvii genome:
- a CDS encoding CTP synthase, whose amino-acid sequence MAKFIFVTGGVTSSLGKGIIAASLGKLLQARGLKVTIQKFDPYINVDPGTLNPYEHGECYVTEDGAETDLDLGHYERFLSIFTSQSNNVTTGKIYQTVINKEREGAYLGKTVQVVPHITDEIKRRMLLLGQDGYDIVITEIGGTVGDIESLPFIEAVRQLQWELPEEDCMVVHLTLIPYLRAAKELKTKPTQHSVRMLSQEGVHPDVIVCRTEEPLTPEIRRKIALFCNVKKEAVIEAADAPTIYEVPLAMMREKLDLICLRKMNITNYSEPELGKWKEFLDKLKYPKSKVTIGLIGKYIELQDAYKSILEAFIHAGAMNECKVNIVNVHSEFITDENVEEKLGHLDGLLVAPGFGHRGIEGKIIAVKYARENKLPFFGICLGMQMSAIEFARNVLGWKDAHSTEMDPATSHAVIDLMEGQKSVTAKGGTMRLGSYACEIKEGTLAHRIYGSTLISERHRHRWEFNNQYLADFEKAGFIASGKNPESGLVEIIEIPEHPFFIGVQYHPELKSTVENPQPVFVHFVKAAKDNADKKEGVKNPLLQSEMI is encoded by the coding sequence ATGGCTAAGTTCATTTTTGTAACCGGAGGAGTAACTTCTTCCCTGGGTAAAGGTATTATTGCAGCTTCATTGGGAAAGTTGTTGCAGGCGAGGGGACTAAAGGTCACCATCCAGAAATTTGATCCATATATCAATGTGGATCCCGGAACGCTTAACCCCTATGAGCATGGGGAATGTTATGTAACTGAGGACGGTGCTGAAACCGACCTTGACCTCGGCCACTACGAAAGGTTCCTTAGCATCTTTACCTCCCAGAGTAATAACGTTACCACAGGAAAGATATACCAGACAGTAATCAATAAAGAAAGGGAAGGCGCCTATCTTGGCAAAACCGTCCAGGTGGTACCCCATATTACCGACGAGATCAAGAGAAGGATGCTCCTACTGGGCCAGGATGGCTATGATATCGTGATCACGGAAATTGGCGGAACGGTTGGTGATATAGAAAGCCTGCCCTTTATTGAGGCAGTCCGCCAGCTGCAATGGGAACTGCCGGAAGAAGATTGTATGGTGGTGCACCTTACCCTGATCCCTTACCTGCGTGCCGCCAAAGAATTAAAGACCAAGCCTACCCAACATAGTGTCAGGATGCTGAGCCAGGAAGGCGTTCATCCGGATGTGATCGTTTGCAGAACGGAAGAGCCGCTTACCCCTGAGATCAGGCGGAAGATCGCGCTTTTCTGTAATGTGAAAAAGGAGGCTGTTATTGAAGCAGCGGATGCACCCACCATATACGAAGTGCCCCTGGCGATGATGCGGGAAAAACTGGACCTCATCTGCCTGCGCAAAATGAATATTACCAATTATTCTGAACCGGAACTGGGCAAATGGAAGGAATTCCTCGACAAACTGAAATACCCCAAGAGTAAGGTCACAATTGGCCTGATTGGAAAATATATTGAATTACAGGATGCGTACAAGTCCATCCTGGAAGCGTTTATCCACGCGGGTGCCATGAACGAGTGCAAGGTAAATATTGTCAATGTGCACAGTGAATTCATCACCGACGAAAATGTGGAAGAAAAGCTTGGCCACCTCGACGGCCTGCTGGTTGCCCCAGGCTTTGGCCACCGCGGAATAGAAGGCAAGATCATTGCCGTAAAATATGCCCGTGAAAACAAATTACCCTTCTTCGGTATTTGCCTGGGTATGCAGATGAGTGCCATTGAATTTGCGCGTAATGTCCTGGGCTGGAAGGATGCACATTCCACCGAAATGGATCCTGCAACCAGCCATGCCGTGATTGACCTGATGGAAGGGCAGAAATCAGTTACGGCCAAAGGCGGTACCATGCGATTAGGGTCTTACGCCTGCGAGATCAAGGAGGGTACCCTCGCCCACAGGATCTATGGTAGCACACTGATCAGCGAAAGGCATCGCCATCGCTGGGAGTTCAACAACCAATACCTGGCCGATTTCGAAAAAGCCGGCTTCATCGCCAGTGGGAAAAACCCGGAAAGTGGCCTGGTTGAGATTATCGAGATCCCGGAACATCCCTTCTTTATTGGTGTACAATACCACCCGGAACTGAAAAGTACCGTGGAAAACCCACAGCCTGTTTTCGTTCATTTTGTGAAAGCAGCGAAAGACAATGCCGACAAGAAGGAAGGCGTGAAGAACCCTTTGCTGCAGAGCGAGATGATTTAG
- a CDS encoding dienelactone hydrolase family protein gives MKKIAGFLSFLAITATASAQNNNMSCCAASATEAYAMNASDKNFSAKHDEPLPFHYLSANGKDITYATADGKTAHGWEVKAATATPYYLFVIHEWWGLNDYVKQEAEKLGKDLGVNVIALDLYDNVVTSTREDAAKAMQAVTTDRATAIIKGAYAYAGPKAKVFTIGWCFGGGWSLQTTLIGGKQAVGCIMYYGQPEKEVDKLKTLNADVLGFFGNLDQWPSPQVVTEFAENMNKAGKKLFLNRYEATHAFANPSNPNFNKEATEDAYKKVLGFVKERMK, from the coding sequence ATGAAAAAAATTGCTGGCTTCCTGTCATTTCTGGCAATAACAGCAACGGCTTCTGCACAAAACAATAATATGTCTTGCTGCGCTGCATCTGCTACTGAAGCTTATGCCATGAATGCATCGGATAAAAACTTCTCGGCCAAACACGATGAACCCCTGCCCTTTCATTACCTCTCTGCCAATGGCAAGGACATCACCTACGCTACCGCAGATGGAAAGACCGCACATGGCTGGGAAGTAAAAGCGGCAACCGCCACCCCGTATTATCTTTTTGTTATCCACGAATGGTGGGGATTGAATGATTACGTAAAGCAGGAAGCTGAAAAACTGGGGAAAGACCTGGGGGTAAATGTGATCGCCTTAGACTTATATGATAATGTGGTTACCAGCACCCGCGAGGATGCTGCGAAGGCCATGCAGGCGGTTACTACAGACCGGGCAACAGCCATTATCAAAGGGGCTTATGCCTACGCCGGCCCGAAGGCAAAAGTGTTTACCATCGGATGGTGCTTTGGTGGCGGATGGAGCCTCCAGACTACACTGATAGGCGGGAAACAGGCAGTTGGTTGTATTATGTATTATGGCCAGCCTGAAAAAGAAGTGGATAAACTGAAGACCCTCAATGCCGATGTACTGGGATTTTTCGGAAACCTGGACCAATGGCCTAGTCCTCAGGTAGTTACAGAGTTTGCTGAAAACATGAACAAGGCCGGGAAGAAACTATTCCTGAATCGCTATGAGGCAACACACGCTTTTGCCAATCCAAGTAACCCTAATTTTAATAAGGAGGCCACAGAAGATGCTTATAAAAAAGTATTGGGCTTTGTGAAGGAAAGAATGAAATAA
- a CDS encoding glycosyltransferase family 4 protein, with translation MSPSPLNLIAFVSNNSWSVYNFRLPVIHYLQQQGYTVLVIAPDDAYSQLLVQEGCIYAPVNFNNRSASPIADLRYYRQLKKIYAQYRPAMVFHFVAKPNIYGSMAAGALGIPSVAVITGLGYAFDRRNWLHVLVKALYKISLNKASETWFLNAEDAAIFIREKLVPENKTRVLPGEGVDTGYFKRTTAAVQTGGKEFIFLMSCRLLKSKGIAMYAAAAGILRNKGYHFQCRLIGDYESRHPDNIHPAELEQWQKEKRISYLGFTNDVRPFLQEADCCVLPSYYHEGVPRSLMEAASMELPIITTNSQGCRELVLENVSGYLCRTKDAADLAAKMEMMLHLTQADRKAMGVQGRALMVRKFDTRHVIRFYEAAIRQFAGKQRP, from the coding sequence ATGAGCCCATCACCGCTGAACCTTATTGCCTTCGTATCGAATAACAGCTGGTCAGTATATAATTTCAGATTGCCGGTTATCCATTACCTGCAACAACAGGGTTATACTGTGCTGGTGATTGCTCCGGATGATGCGTACAGCCAGCTGCTGGTGCAGGAAGGCTGTATCTATGCTCCCGTTAATTTTAATAACCGGTCGGCCTCCCCGATTGCAGACCTCAGGTATTACAGGCAATTAAAAAAGATCTACGCGCAGTACCGTCCGGCCATGGTCTTCCATTTTGTAGCCAAGCCAAATATTTATGGGTCGATGGCCGCTGGAGCCCTGGGCATTCCATCAGTTGCGGTAATCACCGGATTAGGGTATGCTTTTGACCGACGGAACTGGTTGCATGTTTTGGTAAAGGCCTTATATAAGATCAGTTTGAATAAGGCCAGTGAAACCTGGTTCCTGAATGCAGAAGACGCTGCGATTTTTATCCGGGAAAAGCTGGTGCCCGAAAACAAAACCAGGGTCCTTCCGGGTGAAGGGGTAGATACCGGTTATTTCAAAAGAACCACGGCAGCTGTTCAAACCGGTGGTAAGGAATTTATTTTCCTGATGAGTTGCCGGCTGCTGAAATCAAAGGGCATTGCCATGTATGCAGCAGCAGCAGGCATCCTTCGTAACAAGGGATACCATTTTCAATGCCGGCTGATCGGGGATTATGAAAGCCGGCATCCGGATAATATCCATCCTGCCGAACTGGAACAATGGCAGAAAGAGAAACGCATCAGCTACCTGGGCTTTACCAATGATGTCCGGCCTTTTTTGCAGGAAGCAGATTGTTGTGTATTGCCATCCTATTACCATGAAGGGGTACCGCGCAGCCTGATGGAAGCGGCCAGTATGGAATTGCCCATTATTACCACCAACAGCCAGGGCTGCCGGGAACTGGTACTGGAAAATGTCAGCGGATATTTATGCAGGACAAAAGATGCGGCGGACCTGGCTGCCAAAATGGAAATGATGTTGCACCTGACCCAGGCGGACAGGAAGGCCATGGGGGTGCAGGGCAGGGCGTTAATGGTCCGGAAATTTGATACCCGCCATGTGATCAGGTTTTACGAAGCGGCTATCCGCCAATTTGCGGGAAAACAGCGGCCATAA
- the proC gene encoding pyrroline-5-carboxylate reductase, which yields MGKKIAIIGGGNLGISIAEGLLAGGFTEAQDITVTRRNVVLLQPLAEKGINIMPDNSLAVKSADVVLLAVKPFQVRDILREIAPSLHPAQMVISVVTGISIADLLGDLPESIPVFRAMPNTAIAIRESMTCISYAKASKEQIDWVLNLFNQLGRVVLIDEKLMDAATVLGACGTAYAMRYIRANIQGGIEIGFDAATASLISAQTVKGAAELLLQKGTHPEYEIDKVTTPKGCTIAGLNEMEHQGFSSSLIKGISASFIKIQKG from the coding sequence ATGGGAAAGAAAATAGCAATTATTGGTGGTGGTAACCTGGGAATATCGATCGCAGAAGGATTATTGGCCGGTGGTTTTACTGAAGCCCAGGATATTACGGTAACCCGTCGCAATGTTGTCCTCCTGCAACCACTGGCTGAAAAGGGCATCAATATTATGCCTGATAACAGCCTTGCGGTAAAATCTGCAGATGTGGTATTATTAGCTGTAAAACCATTCCAGGTCAGGGATATCCTGCGGGAAATAGCCCCTTCGCTCCATCCGGCGCAAATGGTGATCTCTGTGGTAACAGGTATCAGCATCGCTGACCTCCTGGGTGATTTACCAGAATCAATCCCTGTATTCAGGGCCATGCCCAATACCGCCATTGCCATCCGGGAAAGCATGACCTGTATCAGTTATGCCAAGGCATCAAAAGAGCAGATAGACTGGGTGTTGAACCTTTTTAACCAATTGGGCAGGGTCGTACTGATAGACGAAAAACTGATGGATGCCGCCACAGTACTGGGTGCCTGCGGTACGGCATATGCCATGCGGTATATCAGGGCCAATATCCAGGGCGGCATAGAAATTGGCTTTGACGCGGCAACCGCCAGCCTCATTTCAGCCCAAACTGTTAAGGGGGCCGCAGAATTATTATTGCAGAAAGGGACCCATCCGGAATATGAAATTGATAAGGTGACAACGCCTAAAGGCTGTACAATTGCAGGTTTGAATGAAATGGAACACCAGGGATTCAGCTCTTCCCTTATTAAAGGTATTTCAGCCAGTTTTATCAAAATCCAGAAAGGGTAA
- the rfaD gene encoding ADP-glyceromanno-heptose 6-epimerase, translating into MEKNAVIVVTGAAGFIGSCLVGFLNGKGFNNLILVDDFSKITKAPNLKGKRFLEKIERTVFFEWLNEHKPQIDFIFHIGARTDTTEFNYAIHQELNVEYSQKIWNYCTIQNVPLVYASSAATYGAGELGYDDKHELAFSLKPLNPYGVSKNEFDKWVLHEACHPPFWAGLKFFNVYGPNEYHKGRMASVIWHSVNQIRDTGKVKLFRSHRPDFEDGQQLRDFVYVKDVVKICWWLMENQPASGIYNLGTGNARAFEDLVKASFQGLDKVPVIEFIDMPEDIRDKYQYFTEANMKKLRDAGYADPFYTLEEGVNDYVRNYLADGRYF; encoded by the coding sequence ATGGAAAAAAATGCCGTCATCGTAGTAACCGGTGCTGCCGGATTTATTGGAAGCTGCCTTGTTGGCTTCTTAAACGGGAAAGGGTTTAATAACCTCATCCTTGTAGATGATTTCAGTAAAATAACCAAAGCCCCTAACCTGAAGGGCAAAAGGTTCCTGGAAAAAATTGAACGCACTGTTTTTTTCGAATGGCTGAATGAACATAAACCCCAGATCGATTTCATTTTCCATATCGGTGCAAGGACGGATACTACGGAGTTCAATTATGCCATCCACCAGGAACTTAATGTGGAATACTCCCAGAAAATCTGGAATTATTGTACCATCCAGAATGTTCCCCTGGTATATGCTTCTTCGGCGGCAACTTATGGCGCGGGAGAACTGGGGTATGATGACAAACATGAATTAGCCTTTAGCCTGAAACCCCTCAATCCATACGGCGTATCAAAAAATGAATTTGATAAATGGGTGTTGCACGAAGCCTGTCATCCGCCCTTTTGGGCCGGATTGAAATTTTTTAATGTATATGGTCCCAATGAGTACCATAAAGGCAGGATGGCCAGTGTGATCTGGCATTCGGTCAACCAGATCCGTGATACCGGGAAAGTGAAACTGTTCCGGTCACACCGTCCGGATTTTGAGGATGGACAGCAGCTGCGGGATTTTGTATATGTGAAAGATGTGGTCAAGATTTGTTGGTGGCTAATGGAAAACCAGCCGGCTTCGGGTATTTATAACCTGGGAACAGGAAATGCGCGCGCATTTGAAGACCTGGTAAAAGCCAGTTTCCAGGGCCTGGATAAAGTTCCGGTCATTGAATTCATCGATATGCCCGAAGATATCCGGGACAAATACCAGTATTTCACAGAAGCCAATATGAAAAAACTCCGGGATGCCGGCTATGCCGATCCGTTTTATACCCTTGAAGAGGGGGTAAATGACTATGTAAGGAATTACTTAGCGGACGGCAGATACTTTTAA
- the purL gene encoding phosphoribosylformylglycinamidine synthase subunit PurL has product MEVTVKTAQQLRLTEEEFELIKQKLGRTPNFNELCAFSGMWSEHCSYKNSIKWLKTLPREGGRMLVAAGEENAGLMDMGDGYGVVFKIESHNHPSAIEPFQGAATGVGGIHRDIFTMGARPIAALNSLRFGNLSEAKTQHLLAGIVHGIGHYGNCFGVPTVGGEIYFESCYHTNPLVNAMSVGVVKAGGTVSATAEGLGNPVLFVGSATGKDGIGGASFASADITAESAEELPAVQVGDPFQEKKLLEACLEVIKTGTVVGMQDMGAAGIICSTAEMSAKGGVGMRIDLDKVPTRQKNMKTWELLLSESQERMLMVVEKGKEAIVEAIFEKWDLPCAVIGEVTDDKLLRFYMHGELEASIPAYELVLGGGAPVYDRPFETPAYFEKIAAFDPNSIPVATDCKAIAGKLVEVPNIASKRWVYTQYDSMVGTGNTSTNAPSDAAVVLAKPSNKALAVTTDCNSRYVYADPYKGAMIAVAEAARNIVCSGGEPLGVTNCLNFGNPYDPQVYYQFVHAIKGMGEACRRFNTPVTGGNVSFYNQHPAGAVYPTPTIGMVGLLENIAEKMTLDFKSSGDTVYLVGESGNDINSSEYLHKILGVEFSPVPAFDIDVEVALQQTITALIKDKLIASAHDVSEGGLFITLLESTFNRGLGFTLETDRNLRKDAFLFGEAQSRVVVTVSPSHVAAFESALAGKAFSKLGTVTSGVIRVDGEDWGNSGAWKEKYDTAIEKLLAGHESEHALSPL; this is encoded by the coding sequence ATGGAAGTAACCGTTAAAACCGCCCAGCAACTTCGCCTTACAGAAGAAGAGTTTGAACTGATCAAACAGAAACTGGGCCGCACACCGAATTTTAATGAACTCTGCGCCTTCAGTGGTATGTGGAGTGAACACTGCAGTTATAAAAACTCCATCAAGTGGCTGAAGACCCTTCCAAGGGAAGGCGGCCGCATGCTGGTCGCTGCCGGCGAGGAAAATGCGGGATTAATGGATATGGGTGATGGATACGGTGTGGTTTTTAAAATTGAAAGCCATAACCATCCTTCTGCCATTGAACCCTTCCAGGGTGCGGCAACAGGGGTTGGCGGTATCCACCGCGATATCTTTACGATGGGTGCCCGGCCTATTGCTGCACTGAACTCACTTCGCTTCGGTAACCTTAGCGAAGCAAAGACCCAGCACCTGCTGGCAGGAATCGTACATGGCATTGGCCATTATGGCAACTGTTTTGGTGTACCCACTGTTGGCGGTGAAATATATTTCGAATCCTGTTACCATACCAACCCATTGGTGAATGCCATGAGCGTGGGTGTTGTAAAAGCCGGCGGAACCGTAAGCGCTACAGCAGAGGGACTGGGTAACCCGGTATTATTTGTTGGATCTGCCACGGGAAAAGATGGTATTGGCGGCGCATCCTTTGCTTCTGCTGATATCACAGCCGAAAGCGCAGAAGAATTGCCGGCCGTGCAGGTAGGCGATCCTTTCCAGGAAAAAAAATTGCTCGAGGCCTGCCTTGAAGTGATCAAAACTGGTACGGTAGTGGGCATGCAGGATATGGGTGCAGCAGGTATTATTTGCTCCACTGCGGAAATGAGTGCAAAAGGTGGTGTGGGCATGCGGATTGACCTGGATAAAGTGCCTACCCGCCAGAAAAATATGAAGACCTGGGAACTGCTCCTGAGTGAAAGCCAGGAACGGATGCTGATGGTTGTGGAAAAGGGCAAGGAAGCCATTGTTGAAGCCATCTTTGAAAAATGGGACCTTCCCTGTGCGGTGATCGGCGAAGTGACCGATGATAAACTGCTGCGGTTTTATATGCATGGAGAGCTGGAAGCCTCTATTCCGGCTTATGAGCTGGTTCTGGGTGGCGGCGCGCCTGTTTATGACCGGCCATTTGAAACACCCGCTTATTTTGAAAAAATTGCTGCCTTCGACCCCAACAGTATCCCGGTTGCCACAGACTGCAAAGCCATTGCCGGGAAGCTGGTCGAAGTACCCAATATTGCTTCCAAGCGTTGGGTCTACACGCAGTACGATAGTATGGTAGGAACCGGCAATACATCTACCAATGCACCCAGTGATGCAGCGGTAGTACTGGCCAAACCAAGTAATAAGGCCCTGGCTGTAACCACCGACTGTAACAGCCGGTATGTATATGCTGATCCATACAAAGGAGCAATGATCGCTGTAGCAGAAGCTGCAAGGAATATTGTTTGCAGCGGTGGCGAACCTTTGGGTGTGACCAACTGCCTCAATTTTGGAAACCCTTATGACCCGCAGGTATATTACCAGTTTGTCCATGCCATCAAAGGCATGGGTGAAGCCTGCCGTCGTTTCAATACGCCTGTTACCGGTGGTAACGTAAGCTTTTATAACCAGCACCCGGCAGGCGCTGTGTATCCTACACCAACAATCGGCATGGTTGGACTGCTCGAAAACATCGCGGAAAAGATGACCCTGGATTTCAAATCTTCAGGTGACACTGTTTACCTGGTTGGGGAGTCTGGTAATGATATTAATAGCTCAGAATACCTGCATAAAATATTAGGTGTGGAATTTTCACCTGTTCCGGCATTCGATATTGATGTTGAAGTCGCCCTGCAGCAAACCATCACGGCTTTGATCAAGGATAAATTGATCGCATCAGCACATGATGTTAGTGAAGGCGGGTTATTCATCACCCTGCTGGAATCAACCTTTAACAGGGGACTTGGCTTTACCCTTGAAACAGATCGCAACCTCCGTAAAGACGCCTTCTTATTCGGTGAAGCACAAAGTCGGGTAGTAGTGACCGTTAGTCCAAGCCATGTTGCTGCATTCGAGTCTGCCCTTGCCGGAAAAGCCTTCAGCAAACTGGGAACTGTAACATCCGGTGTTATCCGGGTTGATGGCGAAGACTGGGGAAACAGCGGCGCCTGGAAGGAAAAATATGATACGGCCATTGAAAAATTATTGGCTGGCCATGAGAGTGAGCATGCATTGAGCCCGTTGTAG
- a CDS encoding glutamine synthetase III has protein sequence MSLRFNALNNINQTKDVPVASAKITALFGENVFTLQKARAFLSDEAYKSLVASIKGGKKIDRSVANQIAAGIRQWAETKGVTHYTHWFQPLTGTTAEKHDSFFTLKGDGTAIEEFDGAALIQQEPDASSFPSGGIRATFEARGYTAWDPSSPAFIMEIGQGKTLCVPTIFVSYTGETLDYKAPLLKSLEALNKHAVEVANYFDKNVNRVSATLGWEQEYFVVDEAMFNARPDLVLSGRTVFGHAPAKGQQLEDHYFGSIPERVYAFMRDFENEGYKLGIPLRTRHNEVAPAQFECAPIFEEVSVAVDHNTLLMDVMDRVARRHKLRVLLHEKPFAGINGSGKHNNWSMSTDTGVNLLAPGKTPKTNLMFLTFFVNTIKAVHDYSEILRASIASAGNDHRLGANEAPPAIISVFIGQYLSNVLAEVKERVGDKFDEQDEAILKLDLHRSIPELLLDNTDRNRTSPFAFTGNKFEFRAVGSTANCANPMTVLNTIIADTLKQFKKDVDAQIEKGDKKEIAIMHVLREYIVDSEKVLFEGDGYSEAWQKEAERRGLPNVKTTPLALDAMITEKSKHLFASNDVLTHVELEARHEIELEKYIKRVQIEARIMGELCTSHVLPAAIKYQNILINNIKGLKEIGLADSSYSNQKQILQKISEHINELSDLVEKMIEARKVCNAMDNTRTKAIAYESQVKAPFFDAIRYKVDKLELLVDDTYWPLPKYREMLFLR, from the coding sequence ATGTCATTACGTTTCAATGCGCTAAACAACATCAATCAAACAAAAGACGTACCTGTCGCGTCTGCAAAAATCACCGCTTTATTCGGAGAGAATGTGTTCACCCTGCAAAAAGCAAGGGCATTTCTGAGTGACGAAGCTTATAAAAGCCTGGTTGCTTCCATTAAAGGTGGAAAAAAAATTGATCGTTCTGTAGCTAACCAGATCGCTGCAGGTATCCGCCAGTGGGCAGAGACCAAAGGGGTTACACACTACACCCACTGGTTCCAGCCATTGACTGGTACCACTGCAGAAAAGCACGATTCATTCTTTACTTTGAAAGGTGATGGCACTGCCATTGAAGAGTTTGACGGCGCAGCATTGATCCAGCAAGAGCCGGATGCCTCTTCCTTCCCGAGTGGTGGAATCCGGGCCACATTTGAAGCACGTGGTTATACAGCATGGGATCCTTCTTCTCCTGCTTTCATCATGGAGATCGGTCAGGGTAAAACGCTTTGTGTACCTACGATTTTCGTTTCTTATACCGGTGAAACACTGGATTACAAAGCACCTTTACTAAAGTCACTCGAAGCCCTGAATAAACATGCTGTTGAAGTAGCCAACTATTTCGACAAGAATGTTAACCGTGTTTCTGCTACACTCGGCTGGGAGCAGGAATATTTTGTGGTTGATGAAGCCATGTTCAATGCACGTCCGGACCTGGTTTTAAGCGGCCGTACCGTATTTGGCCATGCCCCTGCGAAAGGCCAGCAACTGGAAGACCATTATTTTGGTTCTATCCCAGAGCGCGTATATGCTTTCATGCGTGATTTTGAAAACGAAGGCTACAAACTGGGTATTCCATTAAGGACCCGCCATAATGAAGTGGCACCTGCACAGTTTGAGTGCGCCCCGATTTTTGAGGAAGTGAGTGTTGCCGTTGACCACAACACCCTGCTGATGGATGTAATGGATCGTGTTGCCCGCCGCCACAAACTGCGTGTATTGCTGCATGAGAAACCATTCGCCGGCATCAACGGAAGTGGTAAACACAATAACTGGAGCATGTCTACCGATACCGGCGTTAACCTGCTGGCACCTGGTAAGACCCCGAAGACCAACCTGATGTTCCTCACTTTCTTTGTGAACACCATCAAAGCGGTACATGATTATTCTGAGATCCTGCGTGCATCGATCGCATCTGCAGGTAACGATCACCGTTTGGGTGCCAACGAAGCGCCACCGGCCATCATTTCTGTATTCATTGGTCAATACCTGAGCAATGTGCTGGCAGAAGTGAAAGAAAGGGTGGGTGATAAATTTGATGAGCAGGACGAAGCCATCCTGAAACTGGACCTCCACCGCAGCATTCCGGAATTGCTGTTGGATAATACAGACCGCAACCGTACTTCACCTTTCGCCTTCACCGGTAATAAGTTCGAATTCCGTGCAGTAGGTTCTACCGCCAACTGTGCTAACCCGATGACTGTATTGAACACCATCATTGCAGATACACTGAAGCAATTCAAAAAAGATGTAGATGCACAGATCGAAAAAGGTGATAAGAAAGAGATCGCTATTATGCATGTACTCCGTGAGTATATTGTAGACAGTGAAAAAGTATTGTTTGAAGGAGATGGTTACAGTGAAGCATGGCAGAAAGAAGCGGAAAGACGCGGTTTACCGAATGTTAAAACCACGCCGTTGGCCCTTGATGCTATGATCACTGAAAAATCGAAGCACCTGTTCGCCAGTAATGATGTGCTGACCCATGTTGAACTGGAAGCCCGTCATGAAATTGAACTGGAGAAATACATCAAACGCGTACAGATCGAAGCCCGCATTATGGGTGAGTTGTGTACCAGCCATGTATTGCCGGCTGCGATCAAATACCAGAACATCCTGATCAACAATATCAAAGGCCTTAAAGAGATCGGTCTTGCAGACAGCTCTTACAGTAATCAAAAACAAATCCTCCAGAAGATCAGCGAGCATATCAATGAGCTGAGCGACCTGGTAGAGAAAATGATTGAAGCCCGTAAGGTTTGCAATGCCATGGACAATACACGTACCAAGGCTATTGCCTACGAAAGCCAGGTGAAAGCACCGTTCTTCGATGCGATCCGGTACAAAGTAGACAAACTGGAATTGCTGGTTGATGATACCTACTGGCCGCTGCCAAAGTATCGCGAAATGTTGTTCCTGCGCTAA